A single genomic interval of uncultured Pseudodesulfovibrio sp. harbors:
- a CDS encoding peptide-binding protein — protein sequence MSLRTLLIICLVLVLLAGCEENGGVATPVAPVSVAEIPSQPQFGGSLTETMLGEPSNLISPLATDSASHAVASQIYVSLMKYDKDINLVPYAAESWEVLDDGRLLRFKMREDIRWFDGEPLTADDVEFTYRLMIDPKTPTAYAGNFKLVKKFRKTGRYSFEVEYDEPFAKALITWAMDILPKHALEGENLLDTKYSRAPLGAGPYKLGEWQPGSQMTLEANPDFFEGRPYIDQVVYRMIPDLSTQFLELKAGNVDAMDLTPLQYLYQTSGPGWDGSFHKFQYLSSGYTFLGFNFKHPFFKDVRVRKAIDHAINREELVKGVLYGLGEAANGPYKSGTWPYNESIKPRSYDPQLAKSLLSEAGWSDTDGDGILDKDGKPFSFSIITNQGNTQRIKTGVIIQQRLKDIGIEVGLRTVEWAAFIKEFVDKGRFDAIILGWNILQDPDIYNVWHSSMAVDGGLNFTRYVNPELDRLLEQGRHMVEQQKRKPVYDAVQQILFDDVPYCFLYVPKALPIVQARVQNIKAAPAGIAYNFTKWWIPKTLQRQP from the coding sequence ATGAGCCTGCGTACCTTACTTATAATTTGTCTTGTTTTGGTCCTGCTGGCCGGATGTGAAGAAAACGGCGGGGTGGCAACGCCCGTTGCGCCTGTTTCCGTGGCGGAAATACCGTCACAGCCTCAATTCGGCGGCAGTCTTACCGAGACAATGCTTGGCGAACCCAGCAATCTGATCAGTCCTCTGGCGACCGACAGCGCGTCGCATGCCGTGGCTTCGCAGATTTACGTCAGCCTCATGAAATATGACAAGGACATCAATCTGGTGCCCTATGCCGCTGAATCGTGGGAGGTTCTCGATGACGGCAGGCTGCTTCGTTTCAAGATGCGCGAGGATATTCGCTGGTTTGACGGTGAACCCCTGACCGCTGACGATGTCGAGTTCACCTATCGGCTCATGATTGATCCCAAAACGCCCACGGCTTATGCCGGAAATTTCAAACTCGTCAAGAAGTTTCGGAAAACAGGGAGATATTCGTTTGAAGTCGAGTATGATGAGCCGTTTGCCAAGGCGCTCATAACGTGGGCCATGGACATCCTCCCCAAGCATGCGTTGGAGGGCGAAAATCTGCTGGACACGAAATACAGCCGAGCCCCGCTCGGTGCCGGTCCCTACAAACTCGGGGAGTGGCAGCCGGGGAGCCAGATGACGCTGGAAGCCAACCCGGACTTTTTCGAGGGCCGACCGTATATCGACCAGGTCGTCTATCGGATGATTCCCGATTTATCCACGCAGTTTCTTGAACTTAAGGCCGGAAATGTCGACGCCATGGACCTGACTCCCCTCCAGTACCTTTACCAGACATCAGGACCGGGATGGGACGGGAGTTTTCATAAGTTTCAATATCTTTCGTCCGGTTACACTTTTCTCGGCTTCAATTTCAAGCATCCCTTTTTCAAGGATGTCCGCGTTCGGAAAGCCATTGATCATGCCATTAATCGTGAGGAACTCGTCAAAGGCGTGCTTTATGGACTGGGAGAGGCGGCCAACGGTCCCTACAAGTCCGGGACATGGCCGTACAATGAATCCATCAAGCCGCGCAGCTATGATCCTCAACTGGCGAAATCGCTGCTTTCCGAGGCCGGGTGGAGCGATACCGACGGCGACGGCATTCTGGACAAGGACGGCAAACCTTTTTCCTTTTCCATTATCACCAATCAGGGCAACACGCAGCGGATCAAGACCGGCGTCATCATTCAGCAGCGCCTGAAGGATATTGGGATAGAGGTGGGCCTTCGTACCGTGGAATGGGCTGCCTTTATCAAGGAATTTGTGGACAAGGGGCGTTTTGACGCCATTATTCTCGGTTGGAACATTTTGCAGGACCCTGATATATATAATGTATGGCATTCATCCATGGCCGTTGACGGTGGGTTGAATTTTACCCGTTACGTCAATCCTGAGCTGGATCGCCTGCTGGAGCAGGGGCGGCATATGGTGGAGCAGCAAAAGCGCAAGCCAGTGTATGATGCTGTTCAGCAGATATTGTTTGATGACGTACCATATTGTTTTCTGTACGTTCCCAAAGCCCTGCCCATCGTGCAGGCGCGCGTACAGAATATAAAGGCGGCTCCGGCGGGAATCGCTTATAATTTCACGAAGTGGTGGATACCGAAAACGCTGCAAAGACAGCCGTAA